GCCGAAGATGTTTGTGGAGGGGTCGAAAGTTTTGCAAGGAAGCTCAGCCGGTTCCAGCACCTTGGGCACGAAGCTCTTctgggcagggcagcaggagtCACCCGCAAAGGGCTCCATGCCCAGCAGCGGGGAGGCTGCCCGGTGCCCCCTGAGGTAGAGCCCGAGGGGACGgccctggcaggggctgggctcgGGGCTGAGGAGCCCGAAGCGCAGCTTGAGGGACAGCAGCTCGGTCCTGAGCACGGCGTTCTCGCGGCTCAGCGCTGCCAGCTGGCTCTCCATGGCCACGTCGTTGAGGCGCCGCTTCTCCCGCGAGCGCTTGGCGGCCTCGTTGTTCTTGCGCCTCTTCTCCCAGTACATGGTGTCCTTCTTGTCGTCCGGCATGAATTCCCGCTTCCGCCGGGAATGTCCGCCCGccttccccaggagcagctgggccctgccctgctgcagcaccagctcGCTCCGAGGGGCCAGGAAGTTCTCCATGGTGGTGGAGAAGGAAGCTGCGGTTCTGTTGGAATGAGAACATTCATTAGTtactgttgggaaatagaattattgggatcaataaaagaactgtgcaagcaatagggctggaagtttttaggcttgtgtgtgtgagagacactttccatgggaaagtccctgtgggaaggaaaacaatcagcctgagaaaaaacagggagtgaagaacttgcagctgtgctgtccgGGAGTGAAACGAGGGAGGTGAGCAcgaaattcttttgatcataacaagactgtggagacTTGCCAATGtaggtccaattatgtagaaatagaaatgtgtcttgataagctttaagccacttaggagctaacaagctggtatactatataagtgcctttggactgctaataaacggagttcatttatcaaccatattggtttggattctctttctcgctccccccgccggggatccgagctcctCGTCCCGCGTGGCTTCTAACAAGTTACCACTAATGGTGCTGGTAATTAGTGCCATTGGGTAAATTAATATGGGAATGGGgttgttttttctctgttaCACATGTGGAAAATGAGGACAGTTTATCCCGCTTATTACTGTCATTGTGGAGCCAACTTTTCAAGATATTCAGATTCcgaaatgttttcaaaatagtCAGGTCCTGATGTGTCAACACATCAATCAGTCAGTCAATCACTCACATCTCAGCAACGTCTCTTCAAAGTCCACCCCAGGATATCCAAAAGCCGAGCATGACTGAGCAGAGTTGCACCCCACACATTTCGCCGACTCGGCGAACAGTCACACTTTATCTGAGTAACTTCAATCAAGACGATAAAAACTAGTAGTGATCTCCCACTTATCTCAAACTGCCTTACAAGGGAAATAAGAGTCATTAGCCCTGTTCGGGAGATAAGGAAGGCACAGGGAGAAGAACTGATTTACCTCAGTCACGGACTTTGGGTAGGAGCTGTAAGCGGGCTTACAAAACAGCTTTGctatcatggaatggtttgggttggaaaggacactggagatcatcccattcccaccccctgccatgggcagggacacctcccactgtcccagagtgctccaagccctatccaacctggccttggacactgccagggatccaggggcagccacagctgccctgtgccagggcctgcccaccctcatgggaaggaatttcttcccaatatcccaaagAACTGActactctgtcagtttgaagccactgtcccttgtcctgtcactacaggatGTTGTGAATAATCTCCCTGAGGTGTTGTGGCAGTTCTCActcagaaattcttccctgctcAGGAAGAACCATGTCCCTTTCAACAGGAAGCTGGGCCAGAGGGACCAGCCAGCACCGAGCCTGACAAGCCACCACCTTTCCAGGATTACCCTAAAATGGTAAAGAAAAGCATAATTGTTTCACTTCAGTGAGCAACCAAGGCACTGGAGTTTTGGTATTGGCCACATTTCAATCCCCAGGGCCCTTGGAAAGGTCCTTCACTTCATCTCCTGACTCTGACGCTGTTGTGACCCACGAACACCAACACACAAACGGTGACTGAGGTGCCCCCTCAGTGTGTGCTGGTTCCAGGACACTTTATCAGCACTGAAATGTGCTCATGGCTCCCCTCGGAGCCGGAATAATCCCAGCAGCTGTTTCTGTAAGTGACAAGGACTTTTCTGAGTCATGGGGACAGCAGCCCCGAGGttcctggcagggctgctcacactgctgaggggaagaggaCTGGTGATGCTTTCAGCTGAAAACTCccccacctctgtcccccaaaattaaaataattcaagCTCAACACTGCCCAGAGTCAGTAAACCCACCATGACATCCAAAAGCCAAGCATTGTGCAGTTTTTAGCCAGAAATTTTCAAAAAGCTGTTTAGGAATGAAATGAAATTGAGATATTGAGATGAAGTGAGAGATGAAACTCCTGCAGAGAGCTGGAGTTGCACAAGTGTGTGAAAATGTGGCACTGGAGCTTTCTGAAAACCCACACGGCCAATAATGCACATGAATAATTCCAACCTTCCTGCTGAATTTATTGTGTGGGCAACGTGAGTCACTCTTTTCTCTGTGGCTGAGAACCATCCTCAAGCAAAAGGCAAAGATCTAACCCCAAATCATTCCAGAACTCgctctgggcagggagcagctgagcaCAGATCTCAGAAGGACACATAGGACCATGTTTGGGCTTTCCTCTCTTCTTCATCATCCCACATCAACACAACTCAAAAGAGTTCATTCTGTGGGCAATAAACAATTCCTAAACACTGTCCAGCTGTAATTTGTGTCTGGAGGAAATTGAAAAATTTCCAGGGTTCTTGGCTTTCTGAGCTTCACGTGAAAGACCACGTTTGAATGGTCTGGTTTTCCAAGAGTCACCTGTTACTCCTCCAGGATACAACTCATAAATCATAGAGAGGACAAAATTTTGGAAGCAAAATATCataaaatcccagaatcccagaatggtttgggtgggaagggaccttaaggatcatccagtcccacccctgccatggcagggatacctttcactgtcccaggctgctccaagcctggccttgggcactgccagggatccaggggcagccccagctgctctgggcaccctgtgccagggcctgcccaccctcccagggaacaattccttccatCTAAATGTACTCAGTGTCCATTGGAAGGTATTTCAGAAAATCAGATCCCTTTTTAAGGTGTCCCAAGCACCCAACAAATGAGGCAGGAAAGATCTCTGGAGGATTTTAAGGATCAAACAATGTGAGGATGGATTAAACGAGctccatcacacacacacatacaaacaCACAGAGTCACACAAATATTGCAGAGTACAAAGATGGACACCGAGGCTAAAATGCTGTGCAAGGCCTTTGAGTCAATGTTCTACTGCTTGTAGATTAAATCTTTATTTATGCAGATTTAGAACCCTTCAGTACTGGCAGGTTGTCATCACCAGGGACCTCTGCACAACTCAGACCTGCAAACTAGACCAGTCCACATCTATTTCCCCTCCCAGTCTGCCCAGTGTGACCAGAGTTTGGTTCTGGTTTAAACAGGACAAGTCCCACCAAAGTACTCTCTGCACAAATTGGTGGGATTTTGTGATTAAAAGCATTTggaatgcatttattttaatttatgccTAAGCCCTGGAGATCTCAAAGAGTACACAAAGGTTCTGAGGGCAGctacaaaccaaaacaaagaatgCCCTTTAGCATGAATAAGTTTGGGGTAATTTCTCCAGCTTTCGATCAGAATTACTGCTGACCTGAAAGCATCAAAAGGAGAATTCCAGCGAATGGATTTGTGGTTTCTCACAGTGTCGAGAGGCAGAAATGCAGTTTTTTCAGGGCTTAATCACTTAGCAGGAACGTTTCAGGTTTGGAGGTGATGAGAGTTGTTTGTTGAATGAGTCAAAGATCAACAGGCAGCTTTTTCACTAAGTAAATTCCTCACCTGCAGTGGGCAGATATTCATCTCAGTATCTCAATatctccctgtccttcccttgctCCTGGTGCTCATCACAAGGAGATCCTATGGGAAGTTTCAGGATTACTGTTCCCAATATCCCCTGTTCAATCAGGCTGGGAAGCATGGGGGGCAAAAAAAGGGACCCAAAATAGGCCTTTGTGAGACAGAACCTGAGCAACAAACCTTCCTGAAAACCCCTTTTGTTGAACCTTTCCCACATTAATCCAACCCCTCACTCTCCAAGTGATGGTCCCAAGGTGGGAATTTCCTTCAGAACTCAACACTTGAAGCACATGGAAGTGAAACAGTGAGAAGTGAGGGTTGAACCCAGGGGGAAAGGCAGGAATCAAACATTTCCACTTCCTTGGAGGTGGAGAAGGCCTGGAAGGAGGCCGGCTATGAGGGGGGAGGCAGGGGAAGCTCTTATCGGAGGCAGGATCTGGCCTTTTAAGGTCAAGGAATGAAGCCTGAGCTGGGCCAGTGTGTGAAAGCATCAAGGTTTAGGCCACAGAGTCTCAACTCTACCTGttatttttatctgcagcccACAAAGTCACACCTGTACCCACACGAGTGTCTTGGGGCTCTTCACGAGCGCGGCCTCCAGCAGTGGAGAGCACAAAGTGACACCGAGCCCGTCCCCACCAGGCCCAGTGGAAACATTAATATTAGCAGTGACTTTAGAGCGTGTTGGTTGGGTGAATTATGCAACCAAGAGTTTCTAAGGTGCTTTGGTGTCTGTTGTTTCTGCAGCTGGAAGTATaaaagatgtttatttcccagtGTCTCGCCTGAATATAGGCCGAGCTCTGCACCCCGAACAGAAAGCACCAAAACATTTGTAAAatgatgctgtttctttggttttcacctctttttttcctcaaaatctgCTGGTTCTGTTCAGACAGAGCACATCTCGGAAGCTCTGCTTCTCTAGAGAGCAGCCTTTGAGCTTTACCTCTGAGCAGGTTGAATGCAAGGCACAATTTTTATAAAAAGATTGTTAAATACACGAAGATAAGCAGTAAACCCCATTCTTATCACTTCTACAACGCCTctgatcagctgggaagggCTAAATGTGCAGTGCCCTGGTTTAATTTGCACTTCTGTGGGGGTGAGGACATGCTGTACTCAGGGGTTTGCACTTACTCTCCACCACCCTGCTCAAAAGATCCTCATTTTTGGTAAAAACTTCTCCGACTAAAAGAAGGCCCTGGTAGGGCTCAGCTTCAAAGATTTGGTTCAGCCCTatctcccctcctttcccttaTCTCCCCCCTCAAGCCACAGATCAGAGGGGGCTCGGATGAGTTGGACTTTCCAGCGGGGTGTGCAAAACCCTCCAGGAAAAACTCGATATCACAGCGGAACTGATTCAGTGCTGAGCCCTGAGCTGATACACAATCAAACCACCCCGAAATCAGCTGCTGAATCTCCCTTTGCTCCGAGCCCAAGGCAAGCCCTCAACCCTCAGAttattctttttgtttcaaggatgcagcaaaattaaaatcaatCTTGCAAAGGGCAACCAGAACAGCTTCTCCAATGAGAAATTTTAACTCATTTCTCAGGAGTAAAGAAAATGAGCTGGGATTATCGGGGAGCAGATTTCAAAGAAACAAAGGGAATCTTCATACAGCACAACTAAAATGTGGAGTTCTTTGCCTCAGGATAATGTAGTCAtcaaaaaaaggacaaagatcTGGCCTTGTTCAGCAGCAAGTGGTTGCTGATGTACAACTGAACCACAGTCATGGTTTTACCTTGGGATTAAAAAGGACAATGTGGATTAAATACAAAATTCAATCCCTGTAGTATCATATCTGTATTTTATTATTCTCTGTTTCCTCCATTTTTCATGTCTGACTCTAAATTTTGCTACTTCTCTCTAAGGCTTCCCTAAGTTGCAAAATTTGTCTTAAATCTTCACATCTGTTTATACTTATAGAAAAAATTTATATCTACAACCAATCAATAAAAATGGGGTGTTTGAAGTCTCATTTAAAAGCACAGCTGAGAGGAGCATTCATCACTAAAACGTCAAAAATGAAACTCCTAGCATAAATCTAcatatattttaatgaaataggACAATCAATGTAATATAAAAGAGCACAGAGTGACTTGGCAGAACTTCCCCGTGTTGGAGGTTTCTGTTCTTAGCTCTGAAGTGAAAATGGTTGATTTTAAAgaagcaaagggaagaaaactTCCAGTTGTTTTCCATAAAACACCCAAATCCATTCTGAAATTCACTACCCCACAGACAACCTTTGGTTCAAACTCTCACTCCTTCCCAGTTTCCTGGTCACACTCAATTCATCACCTGGATATATAAGAGCCAATCCATAGGAATATCACTGGAATTTACTTTGGTTAAACTGGGATCAGAATTTGGAATTTGGAGTTGAAATCACACAGAGTTTGAGCCGAGCTGCCCTTGCTTCACACCAATATAAAGGAGCTTGAGAGCTGCCTATTTCTTGTCTTTTAAATTATCTCATCCTAAACTAAATCAGAACTCAGCTCTTAACCTCAAGCCACTCCAGCACATCAAACCCACAGGAGTTATTGAGAATTTGCTCTGATAAAATGAGATAACTCCAATATTTTTTCACTGATACAAGAACTTACACTGATAAAATGAGGCCCAGGTGCTGATTTACATCAGAAACCTCTGAAAACTTCTCCCAGGGACACTGTGCTGTACAAACAATGCAAGCAGCAAACAAGTTTtgatccctgctgctgcttcacctgcgtaataagaaaaaaaattaaccctgtggTTTGGTGGTGTCTTAGGGCGCTCTCTAAACCTCCCAGCTTGTTTAAGATGAAAGGGCTTCGCTCTAATTACTCATATTCCTGAGTATTTGACATTCACACTGCACAGTGGTTAACAGGAGCTGTTGAGGAACAGCTATTACTCACTTCTTGTGTCTCAGTGGGAAATAACGTGGTCTGGTGATGAAAGGAGGCACAAAAGGAGCAAACAGCAGAACCCGATGACCTGTGGCAGCCACTGCTGGAAGAATGAAAGCTTTAAACTCAAACCAAAACTGACTCAGAAACAAGCCCACTGTGCCAAAGCCCCAATTTGCTGTTTCTATTTTGAAAACACCAAATGATTGTCGGCTCCAAGCATTAAATATTGCTGCAGGTCTGGCAGTGGCTTGCAGGGCCTTTAATTTCCAAAATTAGGCATTTTCACCTTCAGCTTTTTCTAAAATCTGGCCTCCACTGAAGCTTTGCATTCATTTCTTTGAAATTCAGATTCCAAGAGCCCAGAAGGATTCTCTGGAGCGGATTACAATCACTATTAATTACTATTAATTACTATTACAACCATGAATTCCTGAAAATCACCTTTTCCTCTACAGATTCCAGGTCAGAAGGACGCAACGAACTTCCTGGTGTGCTAAAATTTTGAGCTCTGAGCTATTAAATCACTGTCTCCACAGCCTAATCATAACAGGTGGTTTGTTGGGAGCTTGGTAGAATTAATTTTGTCTCTTTGGTCTTGAGGCGGGAGAGTTCAAAGCCTGGGAACCCAGCCTGAGTTACCAAAGCAGCTGCTTCCTCGATTCCCCAGGCCCTGTGGTCCAAGCCCACAGCCCTGAGGCTGCTCTGCTCGGGGTAAGAAgcctcaaaagcagctcaggttGCTGCTCAGGTTGGAACAACCTGACCTCTAAATTTGACTGTGGGTCTGTGACAGACCATGAGGCTGGAAATGCGCTGCAAAAGCCTGAAAACCCCCAAGGTGCTGCCGGACCTTTACAAGTGGCCGAGTTTTGCATTTCTTGGTCTGCAAATGCCTCAGTGAGAGCTGCtgaataatcacagaatcagaaaatAATGACGTTTTCACAGTGTTTGCTCCATTTCAGTTGCCTCTGAACCCGAGAAATCTGACCTGTCCCACCGTGGATCAATGCAAGATATTcataaatttggggttttttttcctctgggaaaggACTTTCAAGAAATCCTTTATCTTCCCCTGTTTTATTTCACAGTTTGGGTGAAAAGTATTGACTGTGGGACAGTTTCGAAACAGTGGAATCAGAGATTTGAGTATTTCAGCCGAACACTGAAATCAGCTCTGGGGTCTTCAGGACAGGAAggagtggagctgctggagtgactCCAGAGAAGGCACCAgaatgatcagagggatggagcagctctgggaggaaaagctgggagaattgggattgttcagcctggagaagagaaggtaaactaattgtggccttccaggacctgaaggagctccaagaaagatggagagagacaatttccaagggctggagggacaggacacagggaatggcttccactGCCAGAAgtcagggctggatgggatcttgggcaggaattgttccctggcagggtgggcaggccctggcacagggtgcccagagcagctggggctgcccctggatccctggcagtgcccaaggccaggctggacattggggcttggagcagcctggcacagtgggaggtgtccctgcccatggcaggggtggaacgggatgaactttaaggtccgtcccaacccaaaccattccagaactctgtgattctataaaaattcaaaacaattCAGATCTCAGTATTTTCATGTaatttctgcttatttttttaaaacaaccaAACCTCTCCTTGGAAAACCAATTAAGTCAGAAAAACAACCTGGGCACTCCAGAGCATTTCACAAACATCTGTAGTTGTTCCTTCAGTTTCAGCACCCACTTGTTGGACCCTGCTCCAAGAACACACAGCACGAATTACTGAATTCATCTTCTTCCCCTGGCCATTTCTTCGAGATATCTGAGCTCTTTCATTCAGATCAAACGATGCTGAAAGAGGCTGGAATTTCCCTGAGCTGATTGATGCCAACAAACCCAACCTGGCCAAGAGCTCCTGACGCTGCCCCTCTCTGAGATCACGCTCGAGCACAATCACAGGGCCCAgactgcaggagcagcccctcCATATCAGACCTGTGTCATTTAAAATATCATCTCTAATATCACCGAGAATATCATTGctaagaaaggaaagagcacacAAAGCCTTTGtgcccctcagcagcacagagggcagggatgaacCTGGCAGTTCCTGGGATATTTCCAGCAgccgctctggggctgctgatGGGAACCTGCCGGGTGTGGCTGCATTTACCTGGGTGGCACTGCAGgagagcttttccagccactggATCTCCACTCTGACGAtgggaggagaagag
This region of Aphelocoma coerulescens isolate FSJ_1873_10779 chromosome 28, UR_Acoe_1.0, whole genome shotgun sequence genomic DNA includes:
- the NFILZ gene encoding NFIL3 like protein; translated protein: MENFLAPRSELVLQQGRAQLLLGKAGGHSRRKREFMPDDKKDTMYWEKRRKNNEAAKRSREKRRLNDVAMESQLAALSRENAVLRTELLSLKLRFGLLSPEPSPCQGRPLGLYLRGHRAASPLLGMEPFAGDSCCPAQKSFVPKVLEPAELPCKTFDPSTNIFGCGSKPIPMDTPGLQQPKRFEASFSPTVCSPYLSYPCPDKHPFPWPWLGSTCFLCPSTGTAEARKESSIAVSDEDDEQQVPKTSPVPPCNVPCPSEEQLKGRSFAALPHKLRIKSKALAGLEETGLDSH